The genome window ATTAAAGGGACTGAGTTCCGGCTGCTTGCCGATTCCCCAGTGGACGATTTGATACAGGTTCCTTACGAACCGCAAAGCGCCAAGACCAGACAGGCGCATATTAAAGCACATCAGACCCTTTCCCGCCTGCAACAGATTCGTATGGAACAGGCTGAGCGGAATCGTGAAGGTCTGGTACAGGACTGGTCTGCTCAGCAGGAGCCGGCTTATTTTGAAATGCCGGGAAAGGTGCTTCATCTGGATGGTGATCCGAACTATTTGAAAAAAAGTATGGATCTCTATGAGCAACTTCGTGTTCCCGCAGAGGGACAATACGTTCATGAATCGGCAATGGCAGATACCTTATACCGTTTATTACCCAAAGTACGTCCAGATATCGTGGTCATTACGGGTCATGATGGGGTGTTAAAGACACGTCAGCCCTATGACTTATATAGTCTTGGTAGTTATAAGAACTCGCAAAATTTTGTGGCGGCCATTCAGGTGGCCAGACAATATGAACGCCATCTGGATGCACTCACTATTGTGGCAGGAGCCTGTCAGTCCCATTTTGAGGCACTGCTGCGCGCTGGAGCGAACTTTGCCAGTTCTCCAGGCAGAATCCTCATTCATGCACTTGACCCGGTCTACGTGGCAGCCAAGGCTTCCTTCACATCGGTACGGGAAACGGTCAACATGAATGATGTTCTGCACAATACGAT of Paenibacillus sp. FSL R5-0517 contains these proteins:
- the yabG gene encoding sporulation peptidase YabG, whose translation is MNIGDLVVRKSYGGDVTFRVEGLQLDAAVIKGTEFRLLADSPVDDLIQVPYEPQSAKTRQAHIKAHQTLSRLQQIRMEQAERNREGLVQDWSAQQEPAYFEMPGKVLHLDGDPNYLKKSMDLYEQLRVPAEGQYVHESAMADTLYRLLPKVRPDIVVITGHDGVLKTRQPYDLYSLGSYKNSQNFVAAIQVARQYERHLDALTIVAGACQSHFEALLRAGANFASSPGRILIHALDPVYVAAKASFTSVRETVNMNDVLHNTISGSQGVGGVETRGSYRVGLPGLNDLSTLKVNPSAV